One Scophthalmus maximus strain ysfricsl-2021 chromosome 1, ASM2237912v1, whole genome shotgun sequence genomic region harbors:
- the cdadc1 gene encoding cytidine and dCMP deaminase domain-containing protein 1 isoform X1 — MTYMTVHIPASNYSFGEDDSSFTSLLFWFPPVSPPGHGPRLSKVNLFTLLSLWMERFPREPREEEEEDLSQIHGMGLVVVQDGKVVGLHCSGAELHAGQAAVIQHGARLADSQLYFSRRPCATCLKMIINAGVSQISFWPGDPEVSMLSSKSTNHSNAGSHCPPDCVTEEAALDAVATEKLKSNSRPHICVLLQPLAPGLAQFLDETSRECDFMEKVIDDEPELSTEELFNRERTRHLKDFSRQFLVGTPQHHRQILKLMGLENFCVEPYFSNLRHNMRDLVEVLAAVAAGVPMQHHGFYREHCATPEPPRHEGVSQEMACHCIIQARLLAYRTEDPKVGVGAVIWARGLSAGCDGLGHMQLVGCGYNAYPAGSLYAEYPQMDTKQEDRQRRKYRYIVHAEQNALTFRTRDIKPGEPTMLFVTKCPCDECVPLIRGGGITHIYTNDQDRDKDKGDISYLRFSGLKDISKFTWQRSPAVASSSSPHIANGSVGKHSRPTEREESHSNKKLCTSRSHNSPSVG, encoded by the exons ATGACATACATGACAGTCCACATACCAGCGAGTAATTACAGCTTTGGAGAAGATGACTCCTCATTCACATCTCTGCTTTTTTGGTTtccccctgtctctcctccaggtCATGGCCCCAGGTTATCAAAGGTAAATCTCTTTACCTTGCTGAGTCTGTGGATGGAGCGGTTCCCTCGGGAGccacgtgaagaagaagaggaggacctCAGTCAG ATCCATGGGATGGGTCTGGTGGTGGTGCAGGACGGTAAGGTGGTGGGACTCCACTGCTCCGGAGCCGAGCTCCACGCGGGACAGGCAGCCGTCATCCAACATGGCGCCCGCCTGGCTGACAGTCAGCTGTACTTCTCCAGGAGACCCTGTGCCACCTGCCTCAAGATGATCATCAACG CTGGAGTCAGTCAGATCTCCTTCTGGCCTGGAGACCCCGAGGTCAGCATGCTGAGCTCCAAGTCCACAAACCATTCGAACGCCGGCTCCCACTGTCCCCCCGACTGCGTCACAGAGGAGGCCGCGCTCGACGCCGTGGCAACAGAGAAGCTGAAGTCCAACAGCCGTCCGCACATCTgcgtgctgctgcagccgctggCACCGGGGCTGGCGCAGTTTCTCGACGAGACGTCCAGAGAGTGTGACTTCATGGAGAAAGTGATAGATGATGAACCGGAGCTGAGCACAGAGGAGCTCTTCAACAG agaaCGGACAAGACACCTGAAGGATTTCTCCAGGCAGTTCCTGGTCGGGACGCCTCAGCATCACCGGCAGATCTTGAAGCTAATGGGTCTGGAGAACTTCTGCGTGGAGCCCTACTTCTCCAACCTGAGACACAACATGAGGGACCTGGTGGAGGTGCTGGCTGCAGTGGCTGCCGGGGTACCAATGCAACACCACGGCTTCTACAG GGAACACTGTGCGACCCCGGAGCCTCCTCGACACGAGGGAGTATCACAAGAGATGGCTTGCCATTGCATAATCCAAGCCAGACTGCTGGCCTACAGAACAG AGGATCCCAAAGTAGGCGTGGGGGCCGTCATCTGGGCCAGAGGCCTCTCG GCTGGCTGTGATGGCCTGGGACATATGCAGCTGGTGGGTTGTGGGTACAATGCTTACCCAGCGGGCTCGCTGTACGCCGAGTACCCCCAGATGGACACCAAGCAGGAGGACCGACAGAGACGCAAGTACAGATACATCGTCCACGCAGAGCAGAACGCCCTCACCTTCAG GACGCGAGACATCAAACCGGGGGAGCCCACCATGCTGTTTGTAACCAAGTGTCCGTGCGACGAGTGTGTCCCTCTGATCAGGGGAGGCGGCATCACACACATCTACACCAACGACCAGGACCGGGACAAAGACAAGGGAGACATTTCCTACCTGAGGTTCAGCGGCCTGAAGGACATCAGCAAGTTCACG TGGCAGAGGAGCCCCGCAGTCgcctcgtcgtcctctcctcaCATCGCCA ACGGTAGTGTGGGGAAGCACAGCAGGCCGACCGAGCGGGAGGAGAGCCACAGCAACAAGAAGCTGTGCACCAGCAGATCCCACAACTCGCCGTCAGTTGGATGA
- the cab39l gene encoding calcium-binding protein 39-like isoform X1, producing MPMSRSLLLLSGTSKGEFVSVMPLFGKSHKSPADIVRTLRENLAILVKQDKKTDKASEEVSKCLVSMKEILCGSNDKEPHTETVAQLAQELYNSDLLITLVENLQFIDFERKKDVCQIFNNILRRQIGTRSPTVEYFCSHEEVLFILLKGYDSPPVALNCGMMLRECIRHEPLARIVLRSEHFHSFFTYVEMSTFDIASDAFATFKDLLTRHKVLVAEYLEQNYDAVFADYEKLLNSENYVTKRQSLKLLGELLLDRHNFTVMTRYISKPENLKLMMNLLRDKSLNIQFEAFHVFKVFVANPNKTQPIIDILLKNQTKLIDFLSNFQKDRADDEQFNDEKTYLIKQIRDLKKAAS from the exons ATGCCCATGTCgaggtcactgctgctgctgagtggcAC ATCCAAAGGCGAGTTTGTCTCCGTCATGCCGCTGTTCGGTAAATCCCACAAGAGTCCGGCGGACATTGTCAGGACCCTGAGGGAAAACCTGGCCATCCTGGTCAAACAGGACAAGAAGACAGACAag GCGTCGGAGGAGGTATCAAAGTGCCTGGTGTCCATGAAGGAGATCCTGTGCGGGAGCAACGATAAGGAGCCGCACACGGAGACGGTGGCCCAGCTGGCCCAGGAGCTGTACAACAGCGACCTGCTGATAACGCTGGTAGAAAACCTGCAGTTCATAGACTTCGAG AGGAAGAAAGATGTTTGTCAGATCTTTAACAACATCCTGAGGAGGCAGATCGGGACGAGGAGCCCCACAGTCGAATACTTCTGTTCCCACGAAGAGGTTCTCTTTATACTGTTGAAAGG GTACGATTCACCGCCGGTAGCGCTGAACTGCGGGATGATGCTGAGGGAGTGCATCCGCCACGAGCCGCTCGCCAGGATAGTCCTCCGCTCCGAACATTTCCACAGCTTCTTCACCTACGTGGAGATGTCCACCTTCGACATCGCCTCTGACGCCTTCGCCACCTTCAAG GATCTCCTGACAAGACACAAAGTGCTTGTGGCCGAATACCTCGAACAGAACTACGACGCT GTGTTTGCAGACTACGAGAAGCTACTGAACTCTGAGAATTACGTCACCAAGAGGCAGTCACTTAAG CTTCTGGGCGAGCTGTTATTGGACAGACATAACTTCACAGTGATGACGCGCTACATCAGCAAGCCAGAGAATCTCAAGCTGATGATGAATCTGCTCCGAGACAAGAGTCTCAACATCCAGTTCGAGGCCTTCCACGTCTTTAAG GTGTTTGTAGCAAATCCCAACAAGACGCAGCCCATCATCGACATCCTGCTCAAGAACCAGACCAAACTAATCGACTTCCTGAGCAACTTCCAGAAGGACCGCGCCGACGACGAGCAGTTCAACGACGAGAAGACGTACCTAATCAAACAGATCAGGGATCTGAAGAAAGCGGCCTCCTAG
- the cab39l gene encoding calcium-binding protein 39-like isoform X2 yields the protein MPLFGKSHKSPADIVRTLRENLAILVKQDKKTDKASEEVSKCLVSMKEILCGSNDKEPHTETVAQLAQELYNSDLLITLVENLQFIDFERKKDVCQIFNNILRRQIGTRSPTVEYFCSHEEVLFILLKGYDSPPVALNCGMMLRECIRHEPLARIVLRSEHFHSFFTYVEMSTFDIASDAFATFKDLLTRHKVLVAEYLEQNYDAVFADYEKLLNSENYVTKRQSLKLLGELLLDRHNFTVMTRYISKPENLKLMMNLLRDKSLNIQFEAFHVFKVFVANPNKTQPIIDILLKNQTKLIDFLSNFQKDRADDEQFNDEKTYLIKQIRDLKKAAS from the exons ATGCCGCTGTTCGGTAAATCCCACAAGAGTCCGGCGGACATTGTCAGGACCCTGAGGGAAAACCTGGCCATCCTGGTCAAACAGGACAAGAAGACAGACAag GCGTCGGAGGAGGTATCAAAGTGCCTGGTGTCCATGAAGGAGATCCTGTGCGGGAGCAACGATAAGGAGCCGCACACGGAGACGGTGGCCCAGCTGGCCCAGGAGCTGTACAACAGCGACCTGCTGATAACGCTGGTAGAAAACCTGCAGTTCATAGACTTCGAG AGGAAGAAAGATGTTTGTCAGATCTTTAACAACATCCTGAGGAGGCAGATCGGGACGAGGAGCCCCACAGTCGAATACTTCTGTTCCCACGAAGAGGTTCTCTTTATACTGTTGAAAGG GTACGATTCACCGCCGGTAGCGCTGAACTGCGGGATGATGCTGAGGGAGTGCATCCGCCACGAGCCGCTCGCCAGGATAGTCCTCCGCTCCGAACATTTCCACAGCTTCTTCACCTACGTGGAGATGTCCACCTTCGACATCGCCTCTGACGCCTTCGCCACCTTCAAG GATCTCCTGACAAGACACAAAGTGCTTGTGGCCGAATACCTCGAACAGAACTACGACGCT GTGTTTGCAGACTACGAGAAGCTACTGAACTCTGAGAATTACGTCACCAAGAGGCAGTCACTTAAG CTTCTGGGCGAGCTGTTATTGGACAGACATAACTTCACAGTGATGACGCGCTACATCAGCAAGCCAGAGAATCTCAAGCTGATGATGAATCTGCTCCGAGACAAGAGTCTCAACATCCAGTTCGAGGCCTTCCACGTCTTTAAG GTGTTTGTAGCAAATCCCAACAAGACGCAGCCCATCATCGACATCCTGCTCAAGAACCAGACCAAACTAATCGACTTCCTGAGCAACTTCCAGAAGGACCGCGCCGACGACGAGCAGTTCAACGACGAGAAGACGTACCTAATCAAACAGATCAGGGATCTGAAGAAAGCGGCCTCCTAG
- the cdadc1 gene encoding cytidine and dCMP deaminase domain-containing protein 1 isoform X2, whose translation MEGSEARSRADPGQSRPGRDTRNSSTQTDSRVQGHGPRLSKVNLFTLLSLWMERFPREPREEEEEDLSQIHGMGLVVVQDGKVVGLHCSGAELHAGQAAVIQHGARLADSQLYFSRRPCATCLKMIINAGVSQISFWPGDPEVSMLSSKSTNHSNAGSHCPPDCVTEEAALDAVATEKLKSNSRPHICVLLQPLAPGLAQFLDETSRECDFMEKVIDDEPELSTEELFNRERTRHLKDFSRQFLVGTPQHHRQILKLMGLENFCVEPYFSNLRHNMRDLVEVLAAVAAGVPMQHHGFYREHCATPEPPRHEGVSQEMACHCIIQARLLAYRTEDPKVGVGAVIWARGLSAGCDGLGHMQLVGCGYNAYPAGSLYAEYPQMDTKQEDRQRRKYRYIVHAEQNALTFRTRDIKPGEPTMLFVTKCPCDECVPLIRGGGITHIYTNDQDRDKDKGDISYLRFSGLKDISKFTWQRSPAVASSSSPHIANGSVGKHSRPTEREESHSNKKLCTSRSHNSPSVG comes from the exons ATGGAAGGGAGCGAGGCGAGGAGCCGTGCCGATCCGGGCCAGTCCAGGCCAGGTCGAGATACGAGAAACAGCAGCACCCAGACCGACAGCAGGGTACAAG gtCATGGCCCCAGGTTATCAAAGGTAAATCTCTTTACCTTGCTGAGTCTGTGGATGGAGCGGTTCCCTCGGGAGccacgtgaagaagaagaggaggacctCAGTCAG ATCCATGGGATGGGTCTGGTGGTGGTGCAGGACGGTAAGGTGGTGGGACTCCACTGCTCCGGAGCCGAGCTCCACGCGGGACAGGCAGCCGTCATCCAACATGGCGCCCGCCTGGCTGACAGTCAGCTGTACTTCTCCAGGAGACCCTGTGCCACCTGCCTCAAGATGATCATCAACG CTGGAGTCAGTCAGATCTCCTTCTGGCCTGGAGACCCCGAGGTCAGCATGCTGAGCTCCAAGTCCACAAACCATTCGAACGCCGGCTCCCACTGTCCCCCCGACTGCGTCACAGAGGAGGCCGCGCTCGACGCCGTGGCAACAGAGAAGCTGAAGTCCAACAGCCGTCCGCACATCTgcgtgctgctgcagccgctggCACCGGGGCTGGCGCAGTTTCTCGACGAGACGTCCAGAGAGTGTGACTTCATGGAGAAAGTGATAGATGATGAACCGGAGCTGAGCACAGAGGAGCTCTTCAACAG agaaCGGACAAGACACCTGAAGGATTTCTCCAGGCAGTTCCTGGTCGGGACGCCTCAGCATCACCGGCAGATCTTGAAGCTAATGGGTCTGGAGAACTTCTGCGTGGAGCCCTACTTCTCCAACCTGAGACACAACATGAGGGACCTGGTGGAGGTGCTGGCTGCAGTGGCTGCCGGGGTACCAATGCAACACCACGGCTTCTACAG GGAACACTGTGCGACCCCGGAGCCTCCTCGACACGAGGGAGTATCACAAGAGATGGCTTGCCATTGCATAATCCAAGCCAGACTGCTGGCCTACAGAACAG AGGATCCCAAAGTAGGCGTGGGGGCCGTCATCTGGGCCAGAGGCCTCTCG GCTGGCTGTGATGGCCTGGGACATATGCAGCTGGTGGGTTGTGGGTACAATGCTTACCCAGCGGGCTCGCTGTACGCCGAGTACCCCCAGATGGACACCAAGCAGGAGGACCGACAGAGACGCAAGTACAGATACATCGTCCACGCAGAGCAGAACGCCCTCACCTTCAG GACGCGAGACATCAAACCGGGGGAGCCCACCATGCTGTTTGTAACCAAGTGTCCGTGCGACGAGTGTGTCCCTCTGATCAGGGGAGGCGGCATCACACACATCTACACCAACGACCAGGACCGGGACAAAGACAAGGGAGACATTTCCTACCTGAGGTTCAGCGGCCTGAAGGACATCAGCAAGTTCACG TGGCAGAGGAGCCCCGCAGTCgcctcgtcgtcctctcctcaCATCGCCA ACGGTAGTGTGGGGAAGCACAGCAGGCCGACCGAGCGGGAGGAGAGCCACAGCAACAAGAAGCTGTGCACCAGCAGATCCCACAACTCGCCGTCAGTTGGATGA